Within the Hypericibacter adhaerens genome, the region TCGGCTATCTCGTCGCCGGCAGCCTCTCGCTCCTCGCGATGGGCGTCGGCGGCCTCGTCGCGGGGTTGAGCGTCACGCTCCTTTCCGGCCTCGTCAGCCGGACGACCTCGCTGCGCGAGGATGCGAGCTTCGCGAGCTTCTACCTGACCTCGCTGGCGCTCGGCGTCCTGATCGTCTCGCTGCGGGGCTCCAACATCGACCTGCTGCATGTGCTGTTCGGCACCATCCTCGCGATCGACGCCACGGCGCTCTATCTGGTCGGCGGCATCGCCTCCCTGACGCTCGCCGTGCTGGCGCTCGTCTACCGGCCGCTTGTCGCCGAATGCTTCGACCCGGGCTTCCTGCGCGCGGTCGGCGGCCGCGGCGCGCTCTATCATCTGGTGTTCCTGTTTCTCGTCGTGATCAACCTGGTCGCCGGCTTCCAGGCGCTGGGCACGCTCATGGCGGTCGGCATGATGATGCTGCCCGCCTCGGTGGCGCAGCTCTGGGCGCGGACCCTGCCCGTCATGGCGCTGGTCGCCGCGCTGACGGCCTCGGTCTCGGGCTTCGTGGGCCTGATCGCTTCCTTTCATCTCGGCTTCGCTTCGGGCCCGACGATCATCCTCACCGGAAGCGTCATCTATGGCGGCTCGCTGCTCCTGGGGCCGTCCGGCGTCATCCGGCGCCTGCTTCCCCGCCCGCGAGGCGCGGGCTGAACCCACCAAAGGAAAATTCCATGCGACCGACCAAGCCGATTCTGGGGCTCGTGGCCTCGGCTGCCATCATCCTGGGCAGCAGCGCCGCCCTGGCCAAGACCCTCGACACCGTCGTGAGCTTCACCGTGCTGGCCGACGTCGTGAAGAATGTCGGCGGCGACCATGTGCGGGTGAAGAGCTTCGTGCCGCCGAACGGCGACCCTCACGACTACGAGCCGACGCCCGACGACGCCAAGGCCCTCAAGGCCGCCGATCTGACTTTTGTCAGCGGCAACGGTCTCGAAACCTGGTTCGAGCGGCTGGTCAAGGCTTCCGGCTATGAGGGCAAGCCCATCGTCGCCTCGGTGGGCATCGAGACCCACACGATGGAGGAGGACGGCGCGACGGTCGACGATCCTCATGTCTGGAACAGCGTCCCCAATGTCGAGATCTGGGTCGCCAACATCGAGACGGCGCTCGCGGCGGCCGATCCCGAGTACGCCGCGGACTTCGCGGCGAACGCCGCCCGCTACAGCCAGGCGCTCAAGGACGCCGACGCCTATGCGCGTGCGCGGATCGACGCGGTGCCGGCGGCGCAGCGCAAGGTGCTCACGAGCCACGACGCCTTCGGCTATTTCGGCCGCGAATATGGCGTGACTTTCCTGTCGCCGCTCGGCCTCTCGACCGAAACCGAAGCCTCGGCCGCCGATGTCGCCAGGCTCATCGATCAGATCAAGCGGGAGCAGGTGAAGGTCTACTTCTTCGAGAACTCCAACGATCCGCGCCTGGTGCAGCAGATCGCGGGCGCGACGGGCGCGCAGCCGGGCGGCGAGCTCTATCCCGAGGCGCTGTCGCCGGCGGACGGTCCCGCGCCGACCTATATCGACATGTTCCGTCACAACGTGGATTTGATCGCGACGGCAATCGCGAAGTGAAGCAGGAAGGGGGAATTCCGATGAAATATGCACTTCTCGGCACGACCGCGCTGGTCGCCGCCGGACTGGCCACGTCTCACGCCCAGGCAGCGCAGGGCGTACAACTGGGGATCGAAGGCTATTACGCCGGCGCCGCGGGCCTCATCCTCGACCAGGATGACGGCACCGGCGATCCGGGCCAGCACACAAGGGACGTCGTCTTCCGCCAGGAGGTCGAGGTCCATTTCACCGGCTCGACCACCCTCGACAACGGCCTCACCGTGGGCGCTGAGATCCAGCTCTCCGGCCAGCAGTCCGACGACCAGATCGACGAGGTCTGGGCCTATTTCAAGGGCGGCTGGGGCCAGATCCGCTTCGGCGACGACGACGACGCCTCCGAGCAGCTCAGCTACCTGATCCCCACCGCCTCCAACATCTTCGGCGTCGACTCGCCCTCCTTCGAGTTCTCCAACAACCATGCCGGCTTCACCAACGGCGTGTTCCAGACCAACACCACCGTGCTGGACATCTCCGACGACGCCACCAAGGTGATCTATTTCAGCCCGACCTTCGCCGGCTTCAATTTCGCCGTTTCCTACGCGCCCGATTCCGGCAACCAGGACAGCTACTCCTATTGGTCGGGGCCGGGCGGCACCAGCTTCAGCAACGATCCCGGCGATATCCAGGACGTGTTCTCGGCCGCCCTCAATTTCGAGCCGGAGTTCGACGATGTCAGCCTCGCCATGGGCATCGCCTTCTCCGAGGGCCAGTGGGAGAACACCGGCGGCGTCGGCAATGTCGAGACCACCTGGGGCGTCACCGGCCATGTCGACGTGACCTTCTCCGGCTTCACTGTCGGCGCCAACGCCACCTTCCGGGACAACTGGCAGAGCGCCAGCGGCGCCGACTACTGGGTCGCGGGCATCGGCGGCACCTACAACTGGGACGCCTGGACCGTCGGCCTCGCCTGGTCGCACGGGGACTACGAATACTTCAACAGCGGCAGCTCCTCCGACACGATCGACATCGTCGAGTTCACCGGCCGCTACGACATCGGCCCCGCCATCTCGCTCGACGCCATGGTGGGCTACAACACCCTGGATGCCGGCAACGGCACCGGCCACAGCGACGACGACACCTGGGAGGCCGGCGTCGGGTTCTATATCGGCTTCTGAACCCGCCCCATCTGACAGTTCGGAACTTCGAGGGCGGTCCCAGGGGATGAGCCGCCCTCTTCATTCCTATCGCCAAGCCCGCCGGTACGGTGTATTCGCCACTCTCGACGAAGAGAGCGCAGAAAGGGGGAATCCATGACGGCTCGTGTCTCGTCGGCGCCGTCTCGCCATGCCGCGAGAATCGCGTCCCTGGTCGGCCTTGTCCTGCTGTCGCTGATGCTCTCGGAGGAAGGCTGGGCGAAACCTTCCGGCGAGCCTCACGAGTATCTGGCGGCCGAGTCCCAGGAAGCGGGCGCCACCGCGCCGAGCGACGGGCAGCAGATCGTCGAGCTCAGCCTGAAAAGGGGGGACACGCTCTTCGACCTGCTGGGCGCGCAGGGCCTGACGATTCTCAACAGAAGCGCCGTGATGCAGGCACTGGAGGCGGTCTACGATCCGCGGCGCCTTCGTCCCGGCGACAAGATCCGCCTCGTGACGGAGCCGCAAGCTGCCGGCCTGCGGGTGCGCTCCCTTCATCTCGAAACGGGCCGTGCGGCAGACCTGACGGTCGATATCGACGCCGCTAAGCCACGGGACCGCCAGGGTCCCCTGCGCGCGGCCGCGGAAACCCATCGGGTGTCGGGAATCGCGGGCACCGACTTCCGGGTCACCCTCCAGCGGATGGCGCTTCCGAAAGCCCTGATCAAGGAGATCGTCGCCGCTCTCCGGGACGATCCCGGCATGCCGTCCTCGCCGCCCGCCGCCTCGCACTTCTCGATCCTCTATGAAACCCTGTCGCGACCGTCCGGCGCCGTCGATGCCGAGCTCGAGCTCATTGCTCTCGATGACGGGCACAGGCTGCATCGCATCTACCGCTATCGTGCCGGGGAAGGATTGCCCGTCTATATGCATGAGGATGGCCATGGGGTAACCCTGGTCCGGCTCGGCGAGCCGCTTCGCACCGAGATCGTGACCTCGCCTTATGGTTGGCGGATCCACCCGGTCTTCGGCGATCGACGCTTCCACAAAGGCGTGGATTATGGCGCTCCCCTCGGGACCCCTGTTTTCGCCGTCGCGGATGGGACCGTGGAGGATGCGGGTTGGCGGGGGAATTACGGACGCTATGTCCGCCTCGATCACGGCACCGGCCTGGCCACGGCCTATGCGCACCTGTCGCGCATCGCCAAGGGTCTTGCGAACGGCCAGCATGTCAGGCAGGGGCAGGTGATCGGCTATGTCGGCCAGACCGGTGTCGCCACCGGGCCGCACCTCTATTACGAGGTCATCGTCGATGGCGAGCAGGTGGACCCGTTGAATCTTCCCGACGCGATCGCCGTTCATCTGGAAGGGGAGTCGCTCGCCGGGTTCCGGCGATATACCCGGATGCTGCGCCAGGAAGCATCCTTGTTCTGACGCCGGTACCGCGGCGCCGATCGCGGCCGGGGGCGTCGCGCTCAGGGCAGGCCGAAGATCTCCTGCGGCACCTCGATGCCCTTGAGCAGGTGATGGCCCAGCGATTTCAGCCGCGAGCCGCAGGGCGAGGCGAAGGGGCCCGAGGTCAGGAGCGTGCGGTCGAGCTGCGGGCAGAGCGATTCGATCCGCGTCACCAGATTGACCGCGGGGCCGATCACGGTGAAATCGAGCCGCGTCGGCGCGCCGATATTGCCATACATGACGGCGCCGGCATGCAGGCCGAGCCCGACCTTGAGATCGGGCTTGCGGGCGTGCTGGCGCTGGCGGTTCAGCTCCTCGAGATCGTCGAGCGCGCGCTCGGCCGCGGTCAGCGCGTCGCGGCAGGCGCGGTCGCGGTCGAGATCGTCGCGCATCGGGAAGATCGCCAGCATCGCATCGCCGACGAACTTGAGGATCTCGCCGCCCATCGCCTCGACCGGGGCCGCCATGCAGCCGAAATAATCGTCCAGCAGCTCCACCACCTGGTCGCGCTCGATCCGGTCGCTCAGGGCGGTGAAGCCGCGCAGGTCGCAGTACCAGAGGGCCGCGGCGAGCGTGGTCGCCTCGCCGCGGCGGATCGAGCCGGTCAGCACGCGCCGGCCCGCCTCGCGGCCGAGATAGGTGTGGAGCAGGGTCGACATGGTGCGGCGCTGGTGCAGCACCTCGACGGTCGCGGTCAGCGCCGGCATCAGCTCCTGGATCGTCTCCAGATCCTGCTCCCGGAAGCCGCCCGGCACGCGCGCGGCCCAGGAGATGGCATGGGTCTCGCCTTGGCCGAACTGCATCGGCGTCACGACATAGTCGGTGAGGCCCTCGGCCTTGAGCTCATGCAGGATGGGATAATCGAAAGCGGCTTCCGGGCCGTCGAGGCGGCGGCGGATGGTATGGGCGGTGTTGTAGCAGGCGGCGAGCGGGCTGCGCGCGAAGGCGTCGGAGATCGCCGTCTCGTGGCCGTAGAGGGTTTCCTCGATCGGGCGGTCGGGCGTCCAGAGCACGCGCAGGCCCGCGACCTGCGGATGGAGCGCTCGCAGATGGATGCCGATCCGCGCCAGCGGCAGGCCCAGCTCGACCAGCCGCGTCGCCAGGCCTTCGAGCATCGTGCCGGCATCGGCGCTGCGCCGGCCCTCCTGCAGGAGCCAGCGCTCGATCGCTGCGGTCATGCGGGTCCGCCGTCGAGCCGGCTCGTTTCGTCCGGCAGGCCGAACACCGCCTGCGGCTCGTGCACGCCGGGCAGCTCGAAGCGGCCGAGCGGCGTCATCTCGATGCCGCAGGGCGAGGCGAAGCGCTCCGAGGCGACGACGCGCCGGCCGAGCTGCCGGCAGAGACGCTCGAGGCGGGTCGTGAGGTTGACGGCATGGCCGATCACGGTGAAGTCGAGCCGGTCGGGCGCGCCGATATTGCCGTACATCACCGTGCCGGTATGGAGCGCCACGCCCACCTCGAGCGTGGCTTCGCCCGCCTCGCGTCGGTTGAGGTTGAGCTCGTCGAGGGCGGCCAGCGCGCGCCGCGCCGCCTTGAGCGCGGTGCGGCAGGCGCGGTCGCGATCGAGATCGTCGACGATCGGGAAGATCGCCAGCATCGCGTCGCCGATGAATTTCAGCACCTCGCCGCCCAGCGCCTGCACGGGTGCGGCCATGCAGCCGAAATAGTCGTTGAGCAGCTCGATCACGCGATCGGGCGCCATGCCCTCGCTCAAGGCGGTGAAGCCGCGCAGGTCGCAATAGAAGATCGCCGCCGCCATGGTCACGCCGGCGCCGCGGCGGATCTGGCCCTGAAGCACGCGCTGGCCGGCATCATGGCCGAGATAGGTGTCGAGCAGCGTCGAGGCGATGCGCTTGACCTCGCGCACCTCGACCGCGACGGTGAAAAGCGGCAGCAGCCCCTTGAAGCGCGCGATCTCGGGCGCGGTGAAGCCGCCCGGCCGGTCGGTCGCGACCGCCGTCGTGTTGATCGTGCCGCTGGTGAAGGGGACCGGCAGCAGAAGATAGTCGGTGACGCCTTCCGCCTTGAGGTCGTTCAGGATCGGGAAATCGAACGGCGTCGCGGGATCCTCGATGCGGCGGCGGATCTCGTTGACGCGGCGCTCGTGGAGCAGGCGGATCGGGCTGTCGAGATAGACCTGCTCCTGATAGATGCCATGCTCGCGCGCCACCAGCTGCACCTGGTCGCGGTTGCGCCACCAGTGGAAGCCCTGGGCCGCCACCTGCGGATGCAGCGTGCGGACGCTGAGGAAGAAGCGGAACAGCGGGAACCCGCTATCCACCAGCCGCCGGCAGAAGCCTTCGATCAGGCCCTCGCTCGAGCGCTGCTCGCGCCCGTCGATCAGCAGCCATTGCGCGGCCGGATCGGCGCAAGGGGCCGAAGCCGTCGGGGAGGCCTGGAGCTCGTCGGTCAGAAGCTGGGGCATGGGAGATTGGGCATAGACCCGGGTGTTCGCGTCGGTCAAGAAATCCACCGGCAAGGCATCGGGCCCGGATGCGTTCCCGGCGGGGCGGAAGAAGGCTCCGAACCGGCGATGTGGGGGTGGCGAGCGGGTGCGGCAATGGGGCCTGCCTGTCCCGGCGGGCGATGGCGACAAAAAGCCGGCGGCGAGGCCGGTTAACCCACCGAAACCACGATCAGATTGTGGTTGAACCCGGCGCGGCAATCGCCCATTTATCGGAGCAGAGAGCTAGGATATTCCAGGCCGCGCCGGAGGAGGCGCTCCCACCGATGTTCATCCAGACCGAGCAGACCCCCAACCCGGCCACGCTCAAGTTCCTGCCGGGCCGCGACGTGATGGGCGACGGCACCGCCAACTTCCCGACCGCCGAGACCGCCGGCCGCTCGCCCCTGGCGCAGCGCCTGTTCCAGGTCGAAGGCGTGACCGGCGTGTTCTTCGGTTCCGACTTCGTCACGGTCACCAAGGCCGAGGAGAAGGAATGGGGCCTGATGAAGCCCGCGATCCTCGGCGTCATCATGGAGCATTTCGTCGCCGGCAAGCCGGTGATCCTGGAGGGCGCGGCCGACGCGCCGGCCGAGGACGCGGTCGCGGCGGAGGACGAGGAGATCGTCTCGCAGATCAAGGATCTGCTCGATACCCGCGTGCGCCCGGCCGTGGCCCAGGACGGCGGCGACATCATCTTCCGCGGCTTCGAGGAAGGCGTGGTTTACCTGCATATGCAGGGCTCCTGCTCCGGCTGCCCCAGCTCGACCGCCACGCTGAAGATGGGCATCGAGAACATGCTCAAGCACTACGTGCCGGAGGTGGTCGCGGTCGAAGCGGTGCCGTAAGGTCCCCAACCGTCATCCCCGCGAAAGAGCGCGTGAAGAAATCGAGAGCATCACGCAAGGGCGTGGCAAACACTCAAGCCCCCTCCCCTTGCGGGAGCAACCATGATCGTGCGGGGATCATGGAGTGACGGCTTTATCCTGCCAGGGAGTAGCCCTGGCGAGGATAGCGTTGGCGATCTCAACTAGCTTCCTGGCGCAAGCGACGGTGGCGACCTTGTGGTGCTTGCCCTTTGCGATAAGGCGCTTGTAGAGGGCCAGGAGGATGGGGTTCCAGCGCTGAGAGGCAGAGAAGGCGGCCTGGTAGATGCTGCGTCGGAGCCGTTTTCTGCCGCCGGCGATATGGCGCTCACCGGTATGCTCGCCACTTTCATCGTCGAAGGGAGCGACACCAACCAGGGCGGCGGCCTCGGCACGGGTCATGCGGCCGAGCTCGGGCATGCGCAGGACGAAGCTGAGGGCGGTGAGCGGGCCCAGGCCGGGGATGCTCTCCAGCAGATCCAGCTTGAGAGCCAGGTCGGGGTGACGGCGGAGCTTGGCCAGCAGCCGGACGATTTCCCTGTCGCGGCGCCTGGACAGGCGGGTGATCTCAGTCTCGAGATAGCGTTTGTGCGCCGGCAGGCTGTAGCGATCGCGCCGGGTCTTCAGCCGGCTGATATCCTCGCCGATCTGCTCGATCAGGGTGAGATGCTCGGCCCACGGCGCCAAACGTTCATCGGGCGCCGGGCGGATGCTGTCGGGCTCCATGTCCGCCGTCGCCACCGCGATCAGGCGAGCATCGATCTTGTCGTTCTTGGCTCGCTTCTTCTTGAACCGCCGAAAGCCTTTCACCTGAGCCGGATCGAGCAGCACGACGCAAAACCCCACCCGGCGAAGATGCGCCGCCACCGCCGCCTCGTAATGGCCGCTCGCCTCCAACCCGACCCGCTCGACCCCATGCTCGCGCAGCCAGCTCTCGATCTGCTGGTATCCCGCCGGATCGTTGCTGGCCTGCAGCCGGTCCGGCCCAGCGGCCAACGCCACATCGAGCTTGCGCTTCGACACGTCGATACCCGCCGTTTCCGTGATAGACTTGCTCATCTTCGTCGACCCCACCTTGCGTTGATCCGAACCAGGGTGTTCTTGCAACCATCCGGGTCCGATGAAGGGTCGGCTGCGATCCCGCTCCCGCGCAGTCCAGAAGACTTCGAGGGTGTCGATCCGACAACCGACAGTCCGGGCCGGGGTGGCCACCCCGGCCCGGACCACGCTCCATGCTCTCACATCTCGCTCATACAAGGGGGTTGGGGGAGGGGTGCCACGGACGCAGCTGGGGGCATCCCTGCGATCAATCACCGCTCTGGAGGCAGAAGGCCTAGACAGGGCGCCAAGCGAGCGAGCCCGAGCAGATCAGGCTCCGCTTGTTTGCCAGGATCTCGCACGGCATCGCCCCTCCCCCTACCCCCTCCCGCAAGGGGAGGGGGCGAGAGAGTTCTTTGGCATCGCCGATTTCTTCACACGCTCGAAAGCGGGGATCCAGCGCCAAGCTCGGTGTGCTGGATCAAAGTGGATCCCCGCTTTCGCGGGGATGACGCCAGCGCAACGTCTTCGCGTCACCCCGCCGGGATCGGCTCCAGCGGCCGCGGCATCATCTCCTGGCCGGGCGGCAATGCCGAATCGCTATAGAGCGCATAGCGGCGCGGATTGAAGAGCTGGTAGTGCCACCATTCGTTCCGGTAGAAGTCCCAGCCGGCGGCCGTCATCAGGCCGAGCAGCAGGACCCGGTTGCGCTGCGCCTCGAGCGGGACGTCCAGCCGGGCATGATGCGCGATGGGTCGGAACTCGTCGAAACCGGTTCCCATCTCCAGCTCGCGGCCCTGCCCGTCGATCAGCGTCAGGTCGACGGCGACGCCGCGCGAATGGGGCGAGCCGCGGCGCGGATCGGCGAGGAACTCCGGATTGGGATCCTTGTTCCACAGCGCCCATTGCGCTTCGCTCGGCCGGAAGGCGTCGAAGATCTTGAAGCGGTATCCCAGCGCGCGGGCGAGCTCGATGGCGCGCGCCAGCGCCTCGGCGGCGTCGCGATGCAGGTAGCAGCGCGCATGGGCATAGATCGGCTTGCCGGTGATGTTCCGGACCGTGGCATAGGCGAGGTCGATCTCGACATCCCACTGCGGCGGCTTTATCTCGACCAGGTCCATCGGCCCTCTCTCGGCTTGCGGCGCCGTTTGGCGCAGAATGGCACCGGCATGATAGCTATCAGGAATTCAAGGTTCGGTGAATCCGCATGAGCGGTCCGGAGATCGCGGCACCGGCGGAGGGCGCCGTCGAGTTCGGCGGACCGATCGGCCGGCCGGGCGCCTTGCATCCGGCGGCGATCGCCAACCCGACGCTGCTGGCGCTCGACAGCTCGGGCGCCGCCTGCTCGGTCGCCGTCTGGCGCGACGGCGCCCTGATCGCGCATCGCGCGGAGACCATGACACGCGGCCATGGCGAGCGGCTCCTGCCGATGGTCGCGGAGACGATGCGGGCGGCGGGTCTCGCGATGGCGGCGCTCGACGCCGTCGCGGTCACGGTCGGGCCCGGCAGCTTTACCGGCTTGCGCATCGGTCTCGCCGCGGCGCGCGGGCTGGGTCTGGCACTGGGGCGCCCGGTCGCGGGCCTCACCAGCTTCCTCGCGGTCGCCGCGTCGTTGCCGACGGCATTGCGCGACGCGCGCGAGATCCTGATCGCGCTCGATACGCGGCGCGAGGATCTGTTCCTGCAGCGCTTCGACCCGCAGTTGCGTGCCATCGGATCGGCATGGCTGGCGACACCGGCCGAGGCCGTCGCCGATCTGCCCGCGATTCCTTGGCTCGTGGCGGGCGACGGGTTGCCGCTCCTGGCACCGGTCCTGCCCCGCGATCGCGACATCGCGCGGGCGCCGGGACCGGGCCACATCGAGGCCGCCGGGTTCGTGGCCTTGGCGGCGCGGCTGCTGGCCGAAGGCGGCGAGGGAGCGGCAGGTCCGCTCCTGTTGCCGGAGCCGTTCTATTTGCGCGCGCCCGACGTCAAGCTGCCGGCCGGGCTCGCCGCGCCATGACGAGCCGCGCCCCCGACCTCGCCGTCAGGCCCGCCGTCGCCTTCGATCTCGACGCGCTGGCGCAGCTTCACGCGGAAGCCTTCGCCCAGGCCTGGGATCAACCCTGGAGCCGTGAATCCATCGCCACGCTGCTGGCGATGCCGGGCAGCTTCGGCCTGATCGGATTGATCGACGGCGTGCCGGCGGGTCTTGTCATCGCGCGGGTGGCCGGCGGCGAGGCGGAGATCCTGACCCTCGGCGTCACGCCCGATGCGCGCCGCCGGGGCCTGGCGCGGTTGCTGCTGGACGAGACCGTCAGCCACGCCGCCGCGGAAGGGGCCGAGCGGCTGTTCCTCGAGGTCGCCGAGGACAATCTTCCGGCGCAGTCGCTCTATCACGGCGCCGATTTCGTCAGGGTGGGGCGGCGGCCGGACTATTATGCGCGCGGCACGGGCGTCCGCGTCGCGGCCCTGATCCTGGCGCGTCCCCTGGCGGTGCTGCCCTTCGACGCGCTGTGACACAAGAACCCGTCCGCCCCGTCAGTATCGAGTGGCGCGGGCCAGTAGAAATGCCGAATAACCATAAGAAAGTTCGGCTTCCGCCTATCCGAATATTTGTTGTTTTCGTCTTGACCGATGAAGGCCCGGCCGTATGCTTGCGCGGCCTTTAAACAACCTGGACCCCTTTTCATCATGGCCGACACTGCGAAGACTCAGGATCTGCTGCCGCTCGTGGCCGACATCGTTGCCGCGCATCTCTCGAACAATTCAGTGCCGGTGGCGGAGCTGCCCAACCTGATTCGCGATGTCTATCGCGCGCTCTCGACGGTGGGCGAGGCCGAGATCCCGAGCGAGCGGCCCGAGCCGGCCGTGCCGGCGAAGAAGTCGGTGTTCCCCGACTACATCGTCTGCCTGGAGGACGGGAAGAAGCTGAAGATGCTGAAGCGGCATCTGCGGACGGCCTACAACATGACGCCGCAGGAATATCGCGAGCGCTGGGGCCTGCCGGCCGACTATCCGATGGTAGCCCCCAATTACGCCAAGCAGCGCAGCAAATTGGCCAAGCAGATCGGGCTCGGCACCAAGGCCCGCCGCCGGCGCTGACGGACCTCGCAGGTCCTTCACCCCTCTCGCCTTTCGCGAGGCCGGCCGCCCTTCGGCCGCGGCCGCCGATCCCCCTTGCCTGATCGGGCAGGGGCCTCCCAGGGTAGGCGGCCGGCGGGCTTGCCACTATACTTTCGTTGAGCGGGTTCCCGAGGTAGGCTGAACGGATGACCTCTCGAATTGAAAAGCTGTGCAACGAGCGCGGCCTGAAGATGACCGATCAGCGCCGCGTGATCGCGCGCGTGCTGTCTGACGCCACGGATCATCCGGATGTGGAGCAGGTCTATCGCCGGGCCACGGCGATCGACCCGCGGATCTCGATCTCGACCGTCTATCGC harbors:
- a CDS encoding MucR family transcriptional regulator, yielding MADTAKTQDLLPLVADIVAAHLSNNSVPVAELPNLIRDVYRALSTVGEAEIPSERPEPAVPAKKSVFPDYIVCLEDGKKLKMLKRHLRTAYNMTPQEYRERWGLPADYPMVAPNYAKQRSKLAKQIGLGTKARRRR